A single genomic interval of Lucilia cuprina isolate Lc7/37 chromosome 2, ASM2204524v1, whole genome shotgun sequence harbors:
- the LOC111680794 gene encoding dedicator of cytokinesis protein 9 isoform X7, translating into MAERKFTRALNKPGMAAQLRETVSQVVRESAVLNKPLVVEPIDFESFISKNKTLIQNDPQRELLIYPSDDVSEKILPRKVRTKSKSIIDRFEPPNETIVCPLYGGSTSTNGSHNVTRQNSSASNSPRLTQRQLSSQSTTSNGSIQQQQQQNGGNISRKCSQTSAPQLNSIKSPTSSLESYESALSTTNGTTKSISSSSSSTLKSSNLAQPEDDDDLDTIGDSLINNGVGPPAKPKFECSRFTRQALYTYRAKNHLIHYKYHEYGGTCHDLPKKTSSEVLREEVYEIDADQDRIDEQMSRSQADSITKQGYLLKGPDSGSDRMFANIGNKSFKRRYCYLRQEVDGTYILELHKDEKQGEAKATIVMDFCTEVVQNPKRSRYCFELRMTAGHKSFTLAAENEEDLKDWLSKLSLVLQQNKIQEDKRVASLERTPPPSPNTVMFGTLKGLDQSMNPQLIKYGRETDISIAQARRENRRRLFANYQSSSKATPADNVDQYREQFGKRIFLSCQSLKFRLQCPSDSQSSADGSHVCQVEPYITSLALYDVRAGRKLTESFYFNINDEHVRDMLPSTPVPHSVAAANVPKKDVHDERTRSTSQAYSTLIENLSTELQRFNKEQFSQLKQALFSVTSPHSDIFLVLKIEKILQGNIVQAVEPYLKANRDPRFAQKLHKNIRNYAQNIGHYRQPFGWAAKPLFRSYSNELDTEKDGEFEFNTIYRQEVNKLKDEELLKLLAEYRKPDKLSKLTVIPGQLKLMIEEVEKVEGSFTKSLVPLVNSTCPPNKPVTLEITEFQSTSERDCHPFTTFCNHLFVYPLNLQFDSQKIFSRARNITVVVELRDSDHENSKPLKCIYGRPGQDFLVSQIACPVLHHNTTPLWYEELKLRLPLGIFPEHHLLFSFYHVSCNLGKKRDANATFETPIGYAWLPLLQKGKINLDEQVIPVAATLPVGYLSIQPLGLGKGNCGPDIQWIDNQRPLFGVALRMDSTVHTADQHLHNLFAHSERLLEGGKTTAMPAETETCKILKAAHAIDITTLINYLPTILNELFTLLVHTQSEEVGLNIIRLLINIIHMITEEAGRKELLTSYVTYVFHAPYFSQKISRTVHGELCKHLPSILHPNNTDFLVVNKFMRYSGIFFDLIVKSMSQHLLDTGRIRMLRNERFPKEFPERLENLIKVLIPYLISRYKDLPVETQHLNKSLSQFVRRALTFMDRGFVFKLIRYYMEQFSPGDPRVLQEFKFNFLQEICQHEHYVPFNLPFVLNPKNRPPEMMQHFNLTEDFCRQHFLSGLLLQELKSSLNEVGNVRKHALMVLKNLLAKHELDDRYQNKGQLSRIALLYVPWLGIVMDNIQRIDDLSEVTTPNGHVYADSASYTQRLSCSSSYVFGKDSTLNSNTSTPRGKNRATLHIEHPSPVRASVHLKETNYLAAIAGTVITNGCSDSSLNSLTSDSQNSQDTTLGANGNHIENMDVALRNGHNRSISVTHATVMQRCDKFSAAESKDLLLGFLFVIKHLSQEQMIGWWQNCNETETINFMTILELCLIQFRYVGKKNLHLNEESRDARAVRAAKASTLPARTSPAALENSSNLNETGTLNLTHNRENLLSETTRSQQALYESNLATEVGMIILDCLGLFAVQFKLKLIDSLILPKLARVYLKFLQLGQSENLSKHVFAALRAFINNFSPALFKGNAILCGQMVYELLKACDSRLVQIRHESCAVLYLLMRSNFEFSGRKGLTRVHLQVIISVSQMIGNVIGLNNARFQESLSVINSYANSDKAMKGTGFPVEVKDLTRRVRTVLMATAQMQAHHMDPERLLELQYSLANSYASTPELRHTWLVTMARNHEQNGNISEAACCHLHIAALMSEYLRLKGGCSINWGSLAFSKISRNINRDEQGLKLDAGSQDSQYTEQMLLEQLKQCAVFLDSAERYECLGELYKLILPIYERTRNYNDLQESYEHLAKAYSKIIEVNRSGKRMLGRFYRVVFYGMVYFEEDHAVEYVYKEPKLTSLSEISERLAKQYKEKFGADVVKLIMDSSPVNVNELDPKLAYIQVTHVIPFFTKDELDQRLNEFEQNHDVDTFMYETPFTKSGAARGAVEEQWKRKTVIKTTYSFPYVLKRIPVKSREIIELSPIEVAIDEMQTKVTELEETILPPADVKKLQLRLQGSVAVQVNAGPLAYAQAFLDPKVVNNFSVDRVEDLKDVFRDFIGVCHTALQLNARMICSDQKEYHNALKENYQKLCQALSELLDEPFQPLDEGANATHRNSMALFNAISGASNNSSTA; encoded by the exons ATGGCAGAACGAAAATTTACCCGGGCCTTAAATAAGCCGGGTATGGCTGCTCAATTGCGTGAGACTGTATCACAAGTTGTACGAGAGAGTGCAGTGTTG aatAAACCCCTCGTAGTGGAACCCATAGACTTTGAAAGCTTCATCTCCAAAAACAAAACTCTAATACAAAATGATCCCCAAAGAGAATTACTTATATATCCAAGTGATGATGTATCG GAAAAAATTTTACCCCGCAAAGTACGCACAAAATCCAAATCCATAATAGATCGCTTTGAACCCCCCAATGAAACGATAGTATGTCCCTTGTATGGTGGATCAACATCCACTAATGGATCACATAATGTAACAAGACAGAATAGCAGTGCTTCCAATAGTCCGCGTTTAACGCAACGACAGTTGAGTAGTCAATCTACAACTTCTAATGGTtccatacaacaacaacagcaacaaaatggTGGTAACATTTCACGCAAATGTTCACAAACCTCAGCGCCACAACTTAATTCTATTAAATCACCTACCTCATCATTGGAATCATACGAATCGGCGCTGTCCACAACAAATGGCACAACTAAATCCATATCCTCCTCGTCATCATCAACACTCAAATCAAGTAATTTAGCACAACccgaagatgatgatgatttagATACCATAGGTGATTCGTTGATAAATAATGGAGTTGGTCCTCCGGCTAAGCCGAAATTTGAATGTTCACGTTTTACGCGTCAGGCCTTGTATACGTATCGTgctaaaaatcatttaatacaTTATAAATACCATGAATATGGTGGAACTTGTCATGATCTACCAAA AAAAACTTCCTCAGAAGTTTTAAGAGAAGAAGTCTATGAAATTGATGCCGATCAAGATCGTATCGACGAGCAAATGTCACGGTCTCAGGCTGATTCCATTACTAAACAAGGTTATTTGCTAAAAGGTCCGGACTCGGGTTCAGATCGTATGTTTGCTAATATTGGTAACAAGTCTTTTAAAAGAAG ATATTGTTATCTACGCCAAGAAGTGGATGGTACTTATATATTAGAACTACACAAAGATGAAAAACAGGGTGAAGCGAAGGCCACCATAGTCATGGACTTTTGCACTGAAGTTGTGCAG AATCCTAAACGTAGTCGCTATTGCTTTGAACTACGCATGACTGCCGGTCATAAATCTTTTACATTAGCTGCCGAAAATGAAGAAGATCTCAAGGACTGGTTAAGTAAACTCTCATTAGTATTGCAACAGAACAAAATCCAAGAAGATAAACGAGTAGCATCACTCGAAAGAACACCTCCTCCAAGTCCTAATACTGTGATGTTTGGTACCCTTAAGGGTCTTGATCAATCTATGAATCCACAATTAATTAAATACGGAAGAGAAACTGATATATCCATAGCACAGGCAAGACGAGAAAATAGACGAAGACTTTTTGCCAATTACCAATCGAGTTCGAAAGCAACACCTGCCGATAATGTCGATCAGTATAGAGAACAATTTGGCAAACGTATATTCCTTAGTTGTCAAAGTCTAAAATTTCGCCTACAATGTCCTTCCGATAGTCAAAGTTCGGCCGATGGCAGTCATGTCTGTCAGGTTGAACCCTATATAACTAGTCTGGCTCTGTATGATGTACGCGCAGGACGCAAACTTACAGAATCATTTTACTTCAACATTAACGATGAGCATGTGCGTGATATGTTACCCTCAACACCCGTGCCACATTCAGTGGCCGCTGCAAATGTTCCCAAAAAAGATGTGCATGATGAACGTACACGTAGTACTTCGCAAGCCTATAGTACgcttatagaaaatctttcgacaGAATTGCAGAGATTCAACAAGGAGCAGTTTTCACAGTTAAAGCAGGCTTTATTTTCAGTTACCTCGCCTCATTCAGATATATTTCTGGTgctaaaaatagagaaaatctTGCAAGGAAATATAGTACAGGCTGTGGAACCCTACTTAAAAGCCAATAGAGATCCCAGATTTGCTCAAAAACTACACAAGAATATACGTAACTATGCCCAGAACATTGGCCATTATAGACAACCATTTGGCTGGGCAGCCAAGCCTCTATTTCGTTCATACAGCAATGAATTGGATACAGAAAAAGATGgtgaatttgaatttaatacCATCTATCGACAAGAAGTAAATAAACTCAAAGATGAGGAGTTATTGAAATTATTAGCCGAATATCGAAAACCAgataaattaagtaaattaacGGTTATACCGGGACAATTGAAATTAATGATAGAGGAGGTAGAAAAAGTGGAAG GCTCATTTACCAAATCATTAGTACCTTTGGTTAACTCCACCTGTCCACCCAACAAGCCAGTTACTTTAGAAATAACCGAATTCCAAAGTACTTCCGAACGAGATTGTCATCCATTTACAACATTTTGtaatcatttatttgtttatccCTTAAACTTACAATTCGATAGTCAGAAAATATTCTCCCGGGCTCGCAATATAACAGTTGTGGTAGAATTAAGAGATTCTGATCATGAAAATTCCAAGCCATTGAAG TGCATATATGGCCGTCCAGGTCAAGATTTTCTAGTCTCCCAAATAGCCTGCCCAGTTCTTCATCACAACACCACTCCCTTGTGGTATGAAGAATTAAAATTACGTTTACCTTTGGGTATATTTCCCGAACATCATcttctgttttctttttatcatGTTTCTTGTAATTTGGGTAAAAAACGTGATGCTAATGCTACGTTCGAAACACCCATCGGTTATGCCTGGCTGCCGTTATTGCAAAAAGGTAAAATAAATTTGGATGAACAAGTCATTCCAGTAGCAGCTACTTTGCCTGTCGGGTACTTAAGCATTCAGCCCTTAGGCTTGGGCAAAGGG AATTGTGGGCCAGATATACAATGGATCGATAATCAAAGACCGCTGTTTGGTGTGGCCCTGCGTATGGATTCTACAGTACACACAGCCGATCAACATTTACACAATTTATTTGCTCATTCCGAACGTCTGTTGGAAGGTGGCAAAACTACGGCTATGCCAGCTGAAACGGAAACCTGTAAAATTCTAAAAGCAGCTCATGCTATTGATATTACCACCCTTATCAACTATTTGCCTACTATACTAAATGAACTCTTTACCTTATTGGTGCACACGCAATCTGAAGAAGTTGGCTTGAATATTATACGTTTACTTATAAACATTATACACATGATAACGGAGGAAGCCGGACGCAAGGAGTTATTAACTTCCTATGTAACCTATGTCTTTCATGCACCCTATTTTTCCCAAAAGATTTCACGTACTGTACATGGTGAATTGTGCAAACATTTGCCCTCTATTTTGCATCCCAATAATACCGACTTTTTGGTAGTCAATAAGTTTATGCGTTACTCGggtatattttttgatttgatCGTTAAAAGTATGTCGCAACATCTTTTGGATACGGGTCGGATACGTATGTTAAGAAATGAAAGATTTCCAAAAGAATTCCCTGAAAGACTGGAAAATCTTATTAAGGTCTTGATACCCTATTTGATATCACGCTACAAAGATTTACCCGTGGAAACCCAACATCTTAATAAGTCATTATCACAATTTGTTCGTAGAGCCTTGACATTTATGGATCgtggttttgtttttaaactaataCGCTACTACATGGAACAATTTTCTCCCGGAGATCCTCGTGTTTTACAggagtttaaatttaatttccttCAAGAAATTTGTCAACATGAACACTATGTGCCCTTTAacttgccatttgttttgaatCCCAAAAATCGTCCTCCCGAAATGatgcaacattttaatttaacggAGGATTTCTGCCGACAACATTTCCTATCGGGCTTATTGTTACAAGAACTGAAGAGTAGTTTGAATGAAGTGGGTAATGTTAGAAAACATGCCTTGATGGTATTGAAAAACCTATTGGCGAAACATGAATTGGATGATCGTTATCAGAATAAGGGACAACTATCTAGGATTGCTTTGTTGTATGTACCCTGGTTGGGTATAGTAATGGATAATATACAAAGAATCGACGATCTCTCAGAGGTAACCACACCCAATGGTCATGTTTATGCCGACTCTGCTTCCTATACTCAAAGGCTTTCGTGCTCCAGTAGTTATGTTTTTGGCAAAGATTCGACTTTGAATTCCAATACGTCTACTCCTAGAGGTAAAAACAGAGCAACTTTGCACATTGAGCATCCCAGTCCAGTTAGAGCTTCGGTACATCTTAAGGAAACCAATTACTTGGCTGCAATAGCTGGTACTGTTATTACCAATGGCTGTTCAGATTCATCCCTTAACTCCCTAACATCCGATTCACAAAACTCTCAAGATACCACCTTGGGAGCCAATGGTAATCATATAGAAAATATGGATGTGGCTTTAAGAAATGGTCACAATCGCTCTATTAGCGTAACTCATGCCACCGTCATGCAAAGATGTGATAAATTCTCAGCAGCTGAAAGCAAAGATCTCCTATTGGGCTTCCTGTTTGTCATTAAACATTTATCACAAGAACAAATGATTGGTTGGTGGCAAAATTGCAATGAAACCGAAACCATTAACTTTATGACCATTTTGGAATTATGTCTCATACAATTTCGTTATGTGGGTAAGAAAAATCTACATTTAAATGAAGAATCCAGAGATGCTCGAGCAGTAAGAGCAGCCAAAGCTAGTACTCTACCAGCCAGAACATCACCAGCTGCTTTAGAAAACTCCTCTAATTTAAATGAAACAGGTACCTTAAATTTAACACACAATCGAGAGAATTTATTAAGTGAAACCACTAGAAGTCAACAGGCTTTATATGAATCAAATCTGGCCACTGAAGTTGGTATGATCATATTGGATTGTTTGGGTTTATTTGCAGtacaatttaaacttaaactcaTAGACAGTCTCATATTACCAAAATTGGCGCGTGTTTATCTCAAGTTTCTGCAACTGGGTCAATCGGAAAATCTTTCCAAACATGTTTTTGCTGCTCTGCGTGCTTTCATCAACAACTTTTCGCCGGCTCTTTTTAAAGGCAATGCCATATTGTGCGGTCAAATGGTATACGAATTACTAAAGGCGTGTGACAGTCGTCTAGTGCAAATTAGACATGAATCCTGTGCAGTTCTTTATCTACTAATGCGTAGCAATTTCGAGTTTAGCGGACGTAAAGGTTTAACGCGGGTACATTTACAGGTCATCATTTCGGTCTCACAAATGATTGGCAATGTAATTGGTCTGAATAATGCACGTTTTCAAGAGAGTTTATCGGTCATCAATAGTTATGCGAATAGTGATAAGGCTATGAAGGGTACCGGTTTTCCAGTAGAGGTCAAAGATCTAACACGCAGAGTGCGAACTGTTTTAATGGCTACGGCTCAAATGCAAGCTCACCATATGGATCCAGAACGCTTGCTAGAGTTACAATATTCTTTAGCCAATTCCTATGCCTCTACACCAGAACTACGACACACCTGGCTGGTGACTATGGCTCGTAATCATGAACAGAATGGTAATATTTCCGAAGCAGCCTGTTGTCATCTGCACATAGCCGCCTTGATGTCCGAATATCTGCGTTTGAAGGGTGGCTGCAGCATTAATTGGGGCTCTTTGgcttttagcaaaatttcacGCAATATTAATCGCGATGAACAAGGTCTCAAATTGGATGCTGGTTCTCAGGATTCTCAATATACCGAACAAATGCTATTGGAACAATTAAAACAATGTGCAGTATTTTTGGATTCTGCCGAACGTTATGAATGTTTGGGAGAATTGTATAAGCTAATATTGCCCATTTATGAGAGAACAAGAAATTACAATGATCTACAAGAATCCTATGAACATTTAGCCAAGGCTTATAGTAAAATTATTGAGGTGAATCGTTCTGGCAAGCGCATGTTGGGCAGATTTTATCGTGTTGTTTTCTATGGAATG gtttatttCGAAGAAGATCATGCTGTAGAATATGTTTATAAGGAACCTAAATTGACTTCCTTAAGTGAGATATCCGAACGTTTAGCAAAACAGTACAAGGAGAAATTTGGTGCGGATGTTGTGAAATTAATTATGGATTCATCACCG GTTAATGTTAATGAACTCGATCCCAAATTGGCTTATATACAAGTAACACATGTGATACCATTCTTTACCAAAGATGAACTCGATCAAAGACTTAATGAGTTTGAACAAAATCACGATGTTGATACATTTATGTATGAAACACCTTTCACAAAATCGGGAGCAGCTAGAGGTGCGGTCGAGGAGCAATGGAAAcgtaaaactgttataaaaa cAACTTATTCCTTTCCCTATGTGCTAAAACGTATACCAGTTAAATCTAGAGAAATTATAGAATTGAGTCCCATAGAGGTGGCCATAGATGAAATGCAAACCAAAGTAACAGAATTAGAAGAAACCATACTACCACCAGCCGATGTTAAGAAATTACAGCTTAGACTGCAAGGCAGTGTTGCAGTGCAAGTAAATGCTGGTCCTTTGGCTTATGCTCAAGCGTTTTTGGATCCCAAAGTTGTTAATAACTTCTCCGTAGATAGGGTAGAGGACTTAAAAGATGTTTTCAG AGATTTCATAGGTGTTTGTCATACCGCTCTACAATTAAATGCCCGCATGATTTGCAGCGATCAAAAAGAATACCATAACGCTCTTAAGGAAAACTATCAGAAGCTTTGTCAGGCCTTAAGTGAATTGCTAGATGAACCTTTTCAACCTTTGGATGAAGGTGCCAATGCAACACATCGCAATAGCATGGCCTTATTTAATGCCATTAGTGGAGCTTCAAATAATTCAAGTACTGCCTAA